In Porites lutea chromosome 1, jaPorLute2.1, whole genome shotgun sequence, a single genomic region encodes these proteins:
- the LOC140923671 gene encoding uncharacterized protein isoform X1 yields MRGKKGGGGSDARTAGTPSSFSMFQLLIFLIATSSMAMNFAMLYGYIPIKGCEGPPGKTGERGRAGPQGESGSPGLPGKAGDKGADGVPGEKGDRGNSGEPGPQGEKGPSGEKGPQGEKGIPGKPGLNGERGSQGLPGEKGDIGAPGQQGPQGERGPKGDEGGTGPQGPAGPQGEKGDTGPEGPQGPQGAQGPQGERGQDGARGENGVPGQLGAQGEQGPPGEQGPQGEQGAPGPQGPAGKAHTGGQ; encoded by the exons ATGCGCGGAAagaaaggaggaggaggaagtgaTGCCCGAACAGCTGGGACGCCGAGTAGTTTTTCTATGTTTCAGTTGCTCATATTTTTAATCGCGACTTCTTCGATGGCAATGAACTTTGCAATGCTGTACGGGTATATTCCAATCAAAG GATGCGAGGGTCCCCCTGGAAAAACAGGCGAGAGAG GTCGTGCGGGTCCCCAAGGAGAATCCGGTTCTCCCG GTCTTCCTGGCAAAGCAGGGGATAAAGGTGCAGATGGTGTTCCAGGAGAAAAAGGCGACAGGGGTAACTCAGGGGAACCAGGACCCCAGGGAGAAAAAGGACCCTCAGGGGAAAAAGGACCCCAGGGAGAAAAAGGGATACCAG GTAAACCAGGCTTAAATGGTGAGAGGGGCTCTCAAGGGCTCCCAGGAGAAAAAGGAGACATAGGAGCTCCTGGACAACAAGGACCTCAGGGTGAAAGAGGACCCAAAGGGGATGAGGGTGGGACAG GTCCACAAGGACCAGCAGGTCCCCAGGGAGAGAAGG GAGACACTGGCCCAGAAGGACCTCAAGGTCCACAGGGCGCCCAAG GACCTCAGGGAGAGAGAGGACAGGACGGAGCTAGAGGAGAGAATG GAGTTCCAGGTCAACTAGGCGCCCAGGGAGAACAGGGACCCCCTGGTGAACAGGGTCCTCAGGGAGAACAAGGAGCACCTGGACCACAAGGACCCGCTGGGAAAGCACATACAGGAGGACAATAA
- the LOC140923671 gene encoding uncharacterized protein isoform X2, whose translation MRGKKGGGGSDARTAGTPSSFSMFQLLIFLIATSSMAMNFAMLYGYIPIKGCEGPPGKTGERGRAGPQGESGSPGKPGLNGERGSQGLPGEKGDIGAPGQQGPQGERGPKGDEGGTGPQGPAGPQGEKGDTGPEGPQGPQGAQGPQGERGQDGARGENGVPGQLGAQGEQGPPGEQGPQGEQGAPGPQGPAGKAHTGGQ comes from the exons ATGCGCGGAAagaaaggaggaggaggaagtgaTGCCCGAACAGCTGGGACGCCGAGTAGTTTTTCTATGTTTCAGTTGCTCATATTTTTAATCGCGACTTCTTCGATGGCAATGAACTTTGCAATGCTGTACGGGTATATTCCAATCAAAG GATGCGAGGGTCCCCCTGGAAAAACAGGCGAGAGAG GTCGTGCGGGTCCCCAAGGAGAATCCGGTTCTCCCG GTAAACCAGGCTTAAATGGTGAGAGGGGCTCTCAAGGGCTCCCAGGAGAAAAAGGAGACATAGGAGCTCCTGGACAACAAGGACCTCAGGGTGAAAGAGGACCCAAAGGGGATGAGGGTGGGACAG GTCCACAAGGACCAGCAGGTCCCCAGGGAGAGAAGG GAGACACTGGCCCAGAAGGACCTCAAGGTCCACAGGGCGCCCAAG GACCTCAGGGAGAGAGAGGACAGGACGGAGCTAGAGGAGAGAATG GAGTTCCAGGTCAACTAGGCGCCCAGGGAGAACAGGGACCCCCTGGTGAACAGGGTCCTCAGGGAGAACAAGGAGCACCTGGACCACAAGGACCCGCTGGGAAAGCACATACAGGAGGACAATAA
- the LOC140923652 gene encoding metallophosphoesterase domain-containing protein 1-like has protein sequence MKKLLSKKKLLKSASTENVLEKHANKPTIAWNLLESSQVVKEVKRMDCNHPKPDGHTRFVCISDTHNRTDRLEYPIPDGDVLIHAGDFTSCGTRDQVIHFNKFLSTLSHPYKVVIAGNHEVGFDLSSYDSLWSYFSSKKDEPEEIRRQLTNCIYLEDEEVDVLGFRIFGSPWTPEFCDWAFMKARGESIQEMWNKIPDGIDILVTHGPPLGHGDRTISNVRAGCLNLLHTVQSRVKPKYHIFGHIHEGYGITTDGVTTFVNASTVTVQYRPSHPPIVFDLPNKSTLEQEEK, from the exons ATGAAAAAGCTTTTGTCGAAgaagaaacttttaaaaagtgcTAGTACAGAAAATGTTCTCGAGAAACACGCAAACAAACCGACAATCGCTTGGAATCTTCTTGAATCGTCACAAGTTGTGAAAGAAGTTAAGCGGATGGATTGTAATCATCCAAAGCCGGATGGCCATACCAGATTCGTTTGCATTTCTGACACACACAACAGAACAGACAGGCTGGAATACCCTATTCCTGATGGTGATGTTTTAATACACGCAGGAGACTTCACAAGTTGTGGAACACGCGATCAAGTCATCCACTTCAACAAATTTTTAAGTACTTTGAGCCATCCTTACAAAGTTGTTATCGCTGGCAACCACGAAGTTGGTTTTGATCTTTCAAGTTACGACTCTTTGTGGTcttacttttcaagtaaaaaagaTGAACCAGAAGAAATTCGACGGCAGCTCACAAACTGTATATATTTAGAAGACGAGGAAGTTGATGTTCTTGGATTTCGAATTTTTGGTTCTCCATG GACACCAGAGTTTTGTGACTGGGCCTTTATGAAAGCACGTGGTGAATCAATACAAGAAATGTGGAACAAAATTCCTGATGGCATTGATATCCTTGTCACCCATGGTCCACCTCTTG GCCATGGAGATCGCACAATATCAAACGTAAGAGCAGGATGCCTTAATCTCTTGCACACTGTCCAGTCCCGTGTCAAACCCAAGTATCATATTTTTGGGCACATCCATGAAG GTTATGGAATAACTACAGATGGAGTTACAACATTTGTAAATGCCTCAACAGTTACAGTGCAATACAGACCCTCCCATCCACCAATTGTTTTTGATCTTCCAAACAAGTCAACTCTTGAACAAGAAGAAAAGTAA